The Chryseolinea soli genome contains a region encoding:
- a CDS encoding TetR/AcrR family transcriptional regulator: MSVVVLSKDELIRVEVLKASRTLFQRFGLFKTTMEDIAKAVGKGKSTLYYYYESKDEIFDAVIREDMQEVFSQVKAAVEKACTAEEKLRMFTISKIRAINQKANLYGIVFGEISENPQLIKGLKKNFEAQELELLRDILVFGIYNNEFKRITDQDLDDLSHIMLSATRGIEMGLLEDCRIKKMGDRLEVILDLICHGIKSGAGSQELKSGARIQEPGARS; the protein is encoded by the coding sequence ATGAGCGTCGTCGTCCTCTCCAAAGATGAACTTATCCGCGTGGAAGTCCTCAAAGCTTCCCGGACCCTATTCCAGCGCTTTGGCCTTTTCAAAACCACCATGGAAGACATTGCCAAGGCCGTGGGAAAAGGCAAGAGTACGCTATACTATTACTACGAAAGCAAAGACGAGATCTTCGATGCCGTGATCCGCGAAGACATGCAGGAAGTCTTCAGCCAGGTGAAAGCTGCCGTGGAGAAGGCCTGCACCGCCGAGGAAAAACTCCGTATGTTCACCATCAGCAAGATCAGGGCCATCAACCAAAAAGCCAACCTCTACGGCATTGTCTTTGGCGAGATCTCCGAGAACCCCCAACTGATCAAAGGACTCAAGAAAAACTTCGAAGCCCAGGAACTGGAACTCCTCCGCGACATCCTCGTCTTCGGCATCTACAACAACGAATTCAAACGCATCACGGACCAGGACCTGGACGACCTGAGTCATATCATGCTGAGCGCCACGCGAGGCATTGAGATGGGATTGCTGGAGGATTGCCGCATTAAGAAAATGGGTGACCGGTTGGAGGTGATTTTGGATCTGATTTGCCACGGGATTAAATCAGGAGCTGGGAGTCAGGAGTTGAAATCAGGAGCCAGAATCCAGGAGCCAGGAGCCAGGAGTTAA